A segment of the Candidatus Pelagisphaera phototrophica genome:
AACTATGCGATGCTAAACTGCAGCAGATCGATATCGCTAGTGGAGCGGTCAAAGTATATGGAAAGGGGTCCAAGGAGCGGGTGGTTCCAATGGGATTTCAGGCAGTAATTGCGCTGTCCGACTATCTTGATCAGGGAAGGCCTCGATTGGTTAAGCCGATCACAGGAAGTGGGTGTTTTTTAAGTAACCGGGGAGTTCCGATTTCTCGAAAGACGGTATGGGTCATCGTTAAGAAATACGCCCGCAAAGCAGCGATCGAGAAACCGGTGAAACCTCACGGCTTAAGGCACTCATTCGCGACCCATCTGTTAACGGGAGGGGCTGACCTGCGAGTGATCCAAGAATTACTGGGGCATGCGGATATTTCTACCACCCAAATTTACACTTCGGTAGAGGCTGAACGCGTTAGTACCGCGCACGAGGAGTTTCATCCAAGAAGTAAAGGAAAGGCTGACTGGTAGGCGAATTGGCAAAAAAAACGCTCACTGAATAATCCAGTGAGCGTTCGGAGTTGAGAGTTTTCGATTTTAGAAGCTTGGTTCTGTCGTGCTTGTCACGCCAGGCTGAGCGATGTTATTTCCTCCAACAGCCCAATGTATGTCGTTTATCAATACCTTGTATTCAAAGGCACTGTTTGTGTCAGACATTGAAACAGACCAGGAGTCGGCCCCCTTGCAATCCA
Coding sequences within it:
- the xerD gene encoding site-specific tyrosine recombinase XerD; translated protein: MLEEIEAYLAFASLEKGLAENTVLSYQQDIQQFASFVTKVHRRKKWSQVKAGDASDWIYTLSDQEYSNASLCRKLSTLRTFVSYLLREEKIEKSFLELVTGPKLRRKAPDALTISEVERLLDAPDLTTPAGLRDRAILELLYSSGLRVSELCDAKLQQIDIASGAVKVYGKGSKERVVPMGFQAVIALSDYLDQGRPRLVKPITGSGCFLSNRGVPISRKTVWVIVKKYARKAAIEKPVKPHGLRHSFATHLLTGGADLRVIQELLGHADISTTQIYTSVEAERVSTAHEEFHPRSKGKADW